A single region of the Eremothecium gossypii ATCC 10895 chromosome V, complete sequence genome encodes:
- the YTA6 gene encoding putative AAA family ATPase YTA6 (Syntenic homolog of Saccharomyces cerevisiae YPL074W (YTA6)), which produces MGQEKFVIPGNITLLQALTLLHSIVSAQFENTSKDMRASLASAARKDDTLLECQRALEETRGYLIDGSSRIKTHYRIDLVAGSLPEDVQGRIDDLRILEQDIKTSQQALNDMLGDTKKRVPQVHRHAFSSIFRKTRFGSDRRLQRTQAAEDAEAHEVAELKRQRELQEDRKRQEELEREKRAKEEEDKRLEEAIKKHLEMELAQRFDRPRSEGTTQHNRCNGKFPPRLSLDMRGSPKVELPVMRRSLDLGASYSTKLEGSSINKAALLAWYKDKEKNVKTDPSKKENKERRVPPPPAKYEYTKPVIRRPQLKFSQPQGSRNKVKAKVLETVPPDGLRSPSPKRGSNSDKSPVIESSPNPTTDSNSPQEISLLEKNIKDVMRSLKGVDTHSCEQIINEILVVDYDVRWEDIAGLTIAKKCLKETVVYPFLRPDLFRGLREPISGMLLFGPPGTGKTMIARAVATESNSTFFCISASSLLSKYLGESEKLVKALFYLAKRLSPSIIFIDEIDSLLTSRSDNENESSRRIKTELLVQWSSLTSATAKETREGEEARRVLVLAATNLPWAIDDAAIRRFSRRLYIPLPEYETRLYHLKKLMALQKNELSESDFQLIARMTEGYSGSDITALAKEAAMEPIRELGDNLINVNFDTIRSVLPVDFHRAMVTIKKSVSPDSLIKFDNWATEYGSIGS; this is translated from the coding sequence ATGGGGCAGGAGAAATTTGTGATACCGGGCAACATAACGCTGCTACAGGCGCTCACGTTATTGCATTCAATCGTCAGTGCACAGTTTGAGAATACTTCTAAGGATATGAGAGCGTCTCTTGCATCTGCCGCCCGGAAAGACGACACGTTGCTTGAATGCCAGCGTGCATTAGAGGAGACGCGCGGCTACCTAATTGACGGCTCCAGCCGCATCAAAACCCACTACAGGATTGACCTCGTGGCCGGTAGCTTGCCAGAAGATGTACAGGGACGTATAGACGATCTTCGGATTTTAGAGCAGGATATTAAAACGTCGCAGCAGGCTTTGAATGATATGCTTGGTGATACGAAGAAGCGGGTTCCGCAGGTGCACCGCCATGCCTTTTCTAGCATCTTCCGGAAGACTCGGTTTGGTTCTGATAGAAGATTGCAGCGGACCCAAGCCGCAGAGGACGCGGAGGCACACGAAGTTGCTGAGCTCAAGCGGCAGCGAGAGCTACAGGAGGACAGAAAGCGCCAGGAGGAACTCGAACGTGAAAAACGTGCGAAGGAAGAAGAGGATAAGAGGCTCGAGGAAGCAATTAAGAAACACCTAGAAATGGAACTAGCACAGAGGTTTGACCGCCCAAGGTCAGAAGGTACCACGCAGCATAATCGATGTAATGGCAAGTTTCCGCCGCGTCTGTCATTGGATATGCGAGGCTCGCCGAAGGTCGAGCTACCCGTGATGAGACGTAGTTTGGACCTAGGAGCATCTTATTCTACAAAGTTGGAGGGGTCTAGCATCAATAAGGCAGCTTTGTTGGCCTGGTACAAGGATAAGGAAAAGAACGTTAAGACGGACCCATCAAAGAAAGAAAACAAAGAAAGACGAGttccgccgccgcctgcaAAGTACGAATACACTAAGCCAGTAATTCGCAGACCTCAGCTCAAGTTCTCTCAACCGCAGGGGTCTAGAAACAAGGTAAAGGCAAAGGTTCTGGAGACCGTCCCTCCGGATGGACTTCGATCACCATCACCAAAACGTGGATCTAATAGCGATAAGTCACCGGTTATAGAAAGTTCGCCGAATCCTACAACTGACTCCAACTCGCCACAGGAGATATCTCTATTAGAAAAGAATATCAAGGATGTCATGCGTTCACTAAAGGGCGTTGACACGCACTCATGTGAACAGATCATTAACGAAATTCTTGTGGTTGATTACGATGTTCGATGGGAAGATATAGCTGGTCTTACAATAGCAAAGAAGTGTTTGAAGGAAACAGTTGTTTACCCATTTTTGCGGCCAGACCTTTTTCGGGGTCTCCGGGAACCTATCTCCGGGATGTTGTTATTTGGACCTCCAGGAACAGGTAAAACGATGATTGCCAGGGCCGTTGCGACTGAATCGAATTCAACTTTCTTTTGCATCAGTGCTTCCTCTTTGTTATCGAAATACTTGGGTGAGTCGGAAAAACTTGTCAAGGCCTTATTTTACCTAGCCAAACGGCTTTCCCCCTCAATTATATTCATTGACGAAATCGACTCTCTACTAACTAGCCGTTCAGATAATGAGAACGAATCATCCAGAAGGATTAAGACGGAGCTCTTGGTCCAATGGTCCTCCCTAACGAGCGCCACGGCTAAGGAAACAAGAGAAGGCGAAGAGGCCAGACGCGTACTTGTCTTGGCCGCAACCAACTTACCGTGGGCGATAGATGATGCTGCTATTAGACGTTTTTCACGGCGTCTATACATTCCATTGCCGGAATACGAAACAAGACTGTATCATTTGAAGAAGCTTATGGCCCTTCAAAAGAATGAACTTTCTGAATCTGACTTTCAACTCATTGCTCGCATGACTGAGGGCTACTCGGGATCTGACATAACTGCTCTTGCCAAAGAAGCAGCTATGGAACCGATTCGGGAACTAGGGGATAATTTAATAAACGTGAACTTTGACACGATAAGGAGCGTTTTACCGGTAGACTTTCATCGTGCCATGGTGACTATTAAAAAAAGCGTATCGCCGGACTCTTTGATAAAATTTGATAATTGGGCTACTGAGTATGGTAGTATAGGCTCTTAG
- the KTR4 gene encoding putative mannosyltransferase (Syntenic homolog of Saccharomyces cerevisiae YBR199W (KTR4)), which translates to MLCLRKCLRRPILLLAIALTGIVCFLIYRINHILEVRAYFANTVESVGATLSDIASKTTHADRASEFDALIEKLTTPLHSGAELSGATREEGLRAYARFMDQPIDEPKGTPLVRPGTDAAGKAPATILCLVRNKDLEGIRSSITELEKAFNGKFKYPYTFLNDEPFTPEFKEAIQKLIPEHESEFATIDKEFWSIPEAINREKYDVQKLKLLTLKVGHAEEDSYHLMCRFYSRYFYKVPELAKYRYVWRLEPNVNFHSELNYDVFQFMKAANKIYGFTISLYDNPWSVESLWDHTMDFVRAHPHYLNQAGATDWLRENIQKSENFKITRGYSTCHFWSNFEIIDLEFLRSEAYEQFVEYLDQTGGFFYERWGDAPVRSLALALFANASDIHWFRDIAYNHLPYFNCPTFLPDSRRSFGTCKSGKFSNWDELNVENCAGNWILHAMTDADRAAY; encoded by the coding sequence ATGCTATGCTTGAGAAAGTGCCTTAGACGGCCTATCCTTCTCCTGGCTATTGCGCTGACTGGTATTGTGTGTTTCCTCATATATCGTATCAACCATATCCTAGAAGTTCGGGCCTACTTCGCAAACACAGTTGAATCTGTCGGCGCCACCCTATCTGATATAGCTAGCAAAACTACACATGCTGATAGAGCCAGCGAGTTTGATGCACTAATAGAAAAGCTCACTACTCCGCTACATTCTGGAGCGGAGTTGTCGGGCGCTACAAGAGAAGAAGGGCTACGGGCGTATGCACGCTTCATGGACCAGCCCATCGATGAGCCGAAAGGAACTCCCCTGGTGCGGCCTGGCACAGATGCAGCAGGGAAGGCGCCGGCGACCATTTTATGCCTAGTGAGGAACAAAGATCTTGAAGGAATAAGGAGCTCGATTACCGAGCTCGAAAAAGCGTTTAATGGCAAGTTCAAGTACCCGTATACTTTTTTGAACGATGAACCGTTTACTCCAGAGTTCAAGGAGGCTATTCAGAAGCTTATTCCTGAGCATGAATCGGAATTTGCAACTATTGACAAGGAGTTCTGGTCTATACCGGAGGCCATCAATCGTGAGAAATATGATGTTCAAAAGCTAAAGCTTTTAACCCTCAAAGTGGGCCATGCAGAGGAGGATTCCTATCACCTCATGTGTAGGTTTTACTCTCGATACTTCTACAAAGTGCCAGAACTTGCAAAGTACCGCTATGTATGGCGGCTTGAACCGAACGTCAACTTCCACAGCGAACTAAACTACGATGTGTTCCAGTTTATGAAGGCTGCAAATAAAATTTATGGGTTTACAATAAGCCTATATGACAACCCATGGTCCGTGGAGTCGTTATGGGACCATACTATGGATTTTGTCCGCGCTCATCCCCACTATCTCAACCAGGCCGGCGCCACCGACTGGCTACGGGAAAACATCCAGAAGTCCGAAAACTTCAAAATCACCCGCGGATACAGCACTTGCCACTTTTGGAGCAATTTCGAGATCATTGACTTGGAGTTCTTACGCAGTGAAGCTTACGAACAATTTGTTGAATACCTTGATCAGACAGGCGGGTTCTTCTACGAGCGTTGGGGCGATGCACCTGTAAGAAGCCTCGCGCTGGCCCTCTTTGCAAACGCTTCTGATATTCATTGGTTTCGTGACATTGCATACAATCACTTGCCATACTTTAACTGTCCCACCTTTCTCCCGGATTCTCGAAGGTCTTTCGGTACCTGTAAATCGGGGAAGTTTTCCAATTGGGACGAGCTAAACGTGGAGAATTGTGCGGGCAACTGGATACTCCACGCCATGACGGATGCAGATCGCGCTGCCTACTGA